In Fibrobacter sp. UWR3, one DNA window encodes the following:
- a CDS encoding glycosyl hydrolase family 8: protein MKCLVKMGLAGLMAFGLSQAAVNFPYPQMSDYGGNATLLSDKAAASEQLKKQFAAWMRDMYNEQGDIAGVRSDPGSNQYFSEGVGYGMLLMVYFSDNTTSYQSQFDKIWNFYKKFQNENGLMIWKIGNLSESWDAGNGAALDGDIDAAAALVMAYYQFGDEKYKEDAKKLIQAMKKSEFESNGLHMPGDKWGDAALNRKNPGYFDPAYMPLFAAVDTENAEFWSKTAYDANMKLYEASSGEVNTGLVDDWTDKNGKSEDDYYSYDASRAPWRNAKAVCWHGDQRALAIDKKMAEFVSTVPASNMKGPVLRSSGSLGNDHNSTFVTSLMTALISDAKYQSKLDEYWKEAVALGDENYFNQSLKLLNGLLVSGNMPNLMTAGSNPPPQSSSSAEPPLSSSSSEMNVDLSSSSDGSVAVPEASLPSAVGMSQQGRALHVNAVGHVRVDMFSVTGTAVKTLWNGNVSGSMEMSLKGIPAGIYVLRVQTAGGSHMKKIRLE, encoded by the coding sequence ATGAAATGTTTGGTAAAAATGGGCCTCGCGGGCCTTATGGCTTTTGGACTTTCGCAGGCGGCGGTGAACTTCCCGTATCCGCAGATGTCGGATTATGGCGGAAACGCGACTCTTTTGAGCGACAAGGCTGCCGCCTCGGAACAGCTGAAAAAGCAGTTCGCTGCCTGGATGAGGGACATGTACAACGAACAGGGCGATATCGCCGGTGTGCGTTCTGATCCTGGGTCCAACCAGTATTTTTCGGAAGGTGTCGGCTACGGCATGCTCCTGATGGTCTATTTCAGTGACAATACTACGAGTTACCAGAGCCAGTTCGACAAGATCTGGAATTTCTACAAGAAGTTCCAGAACGAAAACGGACTCATGATTTGGAAAATCGGTAATCTTTCGGAATCGTGGGATGCGGGCAACGGTGCCGCTCTGGATGGCGATATCGATGCCGCAGCAGCCTTGGTGATGGCATACTACCAGTTTGGCGACGAGAAGTACAAGGAAGACGCCAAGAAACTCATCCAGGCCATGAAAAAGTCCGAATTCGAAAGCAACGGCTTGCATATGCCTGGTGACAAGTGGGGCGATGCCGCCTTAAACCGCAAGAACCCGGGTTACTTCGACCCGGCCTACATGCCGCTTTTCGCCGCCGTTGATACGGAAAACGCCGAGTTCTGGAGCAAGACCGCCTACGACGCCAACATGAAGCTTTACGAGGCGAGTTCGGGCGAAGTGAATACGGGCCTTGTGGACGACTGGACTGACAAGAACGGCAAGAGTGAAGACGATTACTACAGCTACGATGCATCGCGCGCCCCGTGGCGTAACGCGAAGGCTGTCTGCTGGCATGGCGACCAGCGTGCTCTTGCAATAGACAAGAAGATGGCTGAGTTCGTGTCGACTGTTCCCGCATCGAACATGAAGGGGCCTGTACTTCGTTCTTCCGGCAGTCTCGGCAATGATCACAACAGTACGTTCGTGACATCCTTGATGACGGCTCTCATCTCGGATGCCAAGTACCAGTCCAAACTTGACGAATACTGGAAAGAAGCGGTGGCGCTCGGTGACGAGAATTACTTTAACCAGTCGCTCAAGCTCTTGAACGGCCTCCTGGTTTCGGGCAACATGCCTAACCTCATGACGGCGGGCTCGAATCCGCCGCCGCAGAGTTCCTCGAGCGCTGAACCTCCGCTGTCTTCTAGTTCGAGCGAGATGAACGTGGATTTGAGTTCCAGTTCCGACGGGAGTGTCGCTGTTCCTGAGGCAAGCTTGCCCTCGGCGGTAGGAATGTCGCAGCAGGGCCGCGCACTGCATGTGAATGCTGTGGGCCACGTGCGTGTGGATATGTTCAGCGTGACGGGAACCGCGGTAAAGACTCTCTGGAACGGGAATGTTTCTGGCAGTATGGAGATGAGCCTCAAGGGAATCCCCGCGGGCATATATGTGCTGCGCGTTCAGACTGCGGGTGGCTCGCACATGAAAAAAATCCGCCTGGAGTAG